A window of the Mesotoga prima MesG1.Ag.4.2 genome harbors these coding sequences:
- the aglB gene encoding cyclomaltodextrinase — MKDWQRDSIVYQIFPDRFKIGYGKNVFQKREQGHYQLPKQDVRDWGEKPVASVDGSHQYDFWGGDLAGITEELDYIRDLGANTLYLNPIFWGHTNHKYDTVDYFKIDPDFGTEEEFLLLVETAHSKGLSIILDGVFNHVGASGKWANSLELFEEPGALQGNEEFRKYFFEGKKGLRGWMDSCNLLELNLENPILSNMVFRGTDSVVAHWLKKGIDGWRLDVAYDLGPRILKEIVATTKSVRSDAVVIGEIWNYPGGWPEQSHLDGLMNYYFRLVIWETLNGYLSGHDALKIIDEAIKEAGLTFISNSWTILSSHDVPRLKNELGSFQRVKAALVLQYCLPGIPLIYYGEEIEMDGGNDPENRAPMDWQSVSKETETRILFKKLNAIRETKASLRAGNFKPLISSDSSLISFKRTGEIVEDMVLCVVNPTANNIKSRVFLQEGFLMNGTEMKDLLTGRAFKVSFGTVSVDLGPFEALIMEPLIIRSDLHYSPYKRL; from the coding sequence ATGAAAGACTGGCAAAGAGATTCTATCGTCTATCAGATATTCCCAGATAGATTCAAGATTGGCTATGGAAAGAACGTATTTCAAAAACGCGAACAAGGTCATTATCAGCTTCCAAAGCAAGACGTTAGAGATTGGGGAGAAAAACCCGTTGCTTCCGTAGACGGTAGTCATCAATATGATTTCTGGGGAGGTGATCTTGCGGGAATAACCGAAGAGCTAGATTACATAAGAGACCTTGGCGCGAACACTCTTTATTTGAATCCAATATTCTGGGGACACACGAATCATAAGTATGACACTGTTGATTATTTTAAGATAGATCCTGACTTTGGTACGGAAGAAGAATTCCTTCTACTTGTCGAGACTGCTCATTCGAAGGGGCTCAGTATAATACTGGACGGAGTTTTCAATCACGTTGGAGCTTCGGGAAAATGGGCCAACTCTCTTGAGCTATTCGAGGAACCAGGTGCCCTCCAGGGAAATGAGGAATTCAGAAAGTACTTCTTCGAAGGAAAAAAGGGTTTAAGAGGCTGGATGGACTCATGTAATCTTCTTGAACTCAATCTTGAGAATCCGATCCTTTCAAACATGGTTTTTAGAGGCACTGACTCAGTTGTAGCTCACTGGCTTAAGAAGGGCATAGATGGCTGGAGGTTAGATGTTGCCTATGATCTTGGACCACGAATCTTGAAAGAAATAGTTGCGACCACCAAATCGGTCAGAAGTGACGCGGTTGTTATCGGGGAAATCTGGAACTATCCCGGTGGTTGGCCCGAGCAATCGCATCTGGACGGGCTGATGAATTACTACTTTCGACTGGTAATCTGGGAGACTCTCAACGGTTATCTTTCCGGACATGACGCACTGAAAATCATCGATGAGGCTATTAAAGAGGCCGGCTTGACTTTCATTTCTAATTCCTGGACTATTCTCTCTTCACACGACGTACCCAGGCTTAAGAACGAGCTCGGATCCTTCCAGAGGGTAAAAGCAGCGCTTGTTCTTCAGTATTGTCTTCCCGGGATTCCCTTGATCTATTATGGCGAGGAAATAGAAATGGATGGAGGCAATGATCCTGAGAACAGGGCTCCGATGGATTGGCAAAGTGTTTCGAAGGAAACAGAGACGCGGATCCTTTTTAAGAAGCTGAACGCAATTCGAGAAACAAAAGCATCACTTCGAGCGGGTAATTTCAAACCCTTGATTTCTTCCGATAGTTCACTCATATCCTTCAAGAGAACTGGCGAAATTGTGGAAGATATGGTTCTTTGCGTAGTCAACCCTACTGCAAACAACATAAAATCGAGAGTTTTTTTGCAGGAGGGTTTCCTTATGAACGGGACAGAAATGAAGGATCTGTTGACTGGAAGAGCATTTAAAGTGTCGTTCGGAACGGTATCTGTTGATCTCGGACCGTTTGAGGCGCTGATTATGGAGCCTTTGATTATCAGATCAGATCTTCATTATTCACCGTATAAAAGATTATGA
- a CDS encoding transglycosylase SLT domain-containing protein, with protein MDKGKKIDMIVLSILLASIIIFSLILTSLSAKNRLDRVAALSVLYNAGLGADYKSILESPSYQYDDRVVEAYRYFTDKSGSLNYRLSSSVKMHNVSENDLFVCNQTISDLSQQNAKRKCPYLETKIASLIESSSLLSDRSAIFKNRLSEEIYNALMEFANVKVDIIVGGEIKTLDLSRLDPEVVLSIMVVESSLNPFALMEERSIDESFSDYVHSRGLMQIYEMTLWTLNSWLKQSRINIKPQELWSIRNNIFLGMVYLAYANEFLEEKR; from the coding sequence ATGGACAAGGGTAAGAAAATTGACATGATCGTGCTTTCGATTCTCCTTGCATCGATCATCATTTTTTCATTGATACTTACTTCCCTTAGCGCAAAGAACAGACTTGACAGAGTTGCAGCTCTCTCCGTGCTTTATAATGCAGGCCTTGGAGCCGATTATAAGTCCATTCTTGAAAGCCCATCTTACCAGTACGATGACCGTGTGGTTGAAGCATACAGATATTTCACTGACAAGAGCGGCTCACTGAATTATAGATTGAGCAGTTCAGTAAAGATGCACAATGTTTCGGAGAACGATCTTTTCGTTTGCAACCAAACAATATCAGATCTTTCACAGCAAAATGCAAAGAGGAAATGTCCCTACTTAGAAACTAAGATAGCTTCGTTAATTGAGTCCAGCAGTTTACTTTCTGACAGATCCGCAATCTTTAAGAATCGCCTATCAGAGGAGATTTACAATGCCTTAATGGAATTTGCAAATGTGAAAGTTGATATTATAGTTGGAGGCGAAATTAAGACTCTAGATTTGTCTAGACTGGACCCGGAAGTTGTACTATCAATCATGGTAGTTGAATCCTCTTTGAATCCCTTTGCTTTGATGGAAGAAAGAAGTATTGATGAATCATTTTCTGACTATGTGCATTCAAGGGGGCTGATGCAAATCTACGAGATGACGCTTTGGACTTTGAATTCTTGGTTGAAGCAATCCAGGATAAATATTAAACCCCAAGAGCTCTGGTCCATCAGAAACAACATTTTCCTTGGAATGGTCTATCTTGCTTATGCCAATGAATTCCTGGAGGAGAAAAGATGA
- the nuoF gene encoding NADH-quinone oxidoreductase subunit NuoF, whose translation MSKPITVLVSIDSNSLLLGARHLKNYLNTLVENYNLSSMVEILETGSFGEYGRGVLFLVLPDDVMYSAKSEVDIEKIVLEHLLKGRKVRDLVVADFDSGGSVEATKSTSEVRIVLRNAGSIDPRNLEEYIALDGYQGLAKALRMTPEEVIEELKKSNLRGRGGAGFPTGLKWEFTQKVRSDEKFVICNADEGEPGTFKDRLIMEGDPHSVIEGMVIAGYAVGASKGYIYIRGEYFESVSSLRDAISKAYEYGLLGQSVLGTEFSFDLSVRLGAGAYVCGEETALIESIEGKSGRPRLKPPYPPVSGLYGKPTVVNNVETFACVPPIIDKGAGWFRSIGTQSSPGTKVFSLCGDLVKRGIVEVPMGTSVRDLVHKFGGGIPKGRTLKMVQTGGAAGTFIKPEEMDAELDFDSFKKSGASLGSGVILAIDETHCAVDIAKNLMEFFAHESCGKCSPCREGTRVIVYILDEFSKGRGTVEMFNQLYDISETMEESSFCGLGQSVPIPLRSILDRFKDEFLSHLNSPGCPVGVCEFDKPEKKKR comes from the coding sequence ATGAGCAAACCAATCACGGTTCTCGTATCTATAGATTCGAACAGCTTGCTCCTAGGTGCCAGGCACTTAAAGAACTATCTCAATACTCTGGTCGAGAATTACAACCTGAGTTCCATGGTAGAGATTCTTGAAACTGGCTCTTTCGGTGAGTATGGAAGAGGGGTTCTCTTTCTTGTACTCCCCGATGATGTAATGTATTCTGCAAAGTCCGAAGTAGACATTGAGAAAATTGTCCTGGAACACCTTCTAAAGGGTCGAAAAGTAAGAGATCTGGTCGTTGCGGATTTCGATTCTGGAGGAAGTGTTGAAGCTACCAAATCAACGAGTGAAGTGAGAATCGTCCTGAGAAACGCCGGTTCTATCGATCCGCGAAATCTTGAAGAGTACATTGCGCTAGATGGATATCAGGGCCTCGCAAAGGCATTGAGAATGACTCCTGAGGAAGTCATAGAAGAGCTGAAGAAGAGCAACCTCAGAGGAAGAGGAGGGGCCGGCTTTCCAACGGGACTGAAATGGGAGTTTACTCAGAAAGTCAGATCCGATGAGAAGTTCGTGATCTGTAACGCTGACGAAGGCGAACCGGGGACATTTAAGGATCGGTTAATCATGGAGGGTGATCCCCATTCAGTTATAGAAGGCATGGTTATTGCTGGATACGCTGTAGGTGCAAGTAAGGGATACATTTATATCAGGGGAGAATACTTCGAATCTGTATCTAGTCTAAGGGACGCGATAAGCAAGGCGTATGAATACGGGCTTTTGGGACAGTCAGTTCTCGGAACGGAGTTTTCATTCGATCTTTCTGTCAGACTGGGTGCAGGAGCATACGTTTGTGGCGAAGAGACTGCTCTTATAGAGTCTATAGAAGGCAAGTCGGGAAGACCTAGGCTGAAACCCCCTTATCCTCCAGTTAGCGGTCTATACGGCAAGCCAACAGTAGTCAATAATGTCGAGACTTTTGCCTGTGTTCCACCAATAATAGATAAGGGAGCAGGTTGGTTCCGGTCGATAGGGACACAATCATCACCGGGAACAAAGGTATTTTCTTTGTGCGGGGATCTTGTTAAGAGAGGAATAGTTGAAGTGCCCATGGGAACTTCCGTGAGAGATCTTGTTCACAAATTTGGGGGAGGCATCCCCAAGGGCAGAACCCTAAAAATGGTACAAACAGGCGGCGCTGCGGGAACCTTCATTAAACCAGAAGAGATGGATGCTGAGCTGGATTTTGATTCCTTCAAGAAATCTGGTGCATCCCTGGGATCCGGAGTAATCCTCGCGATCGATGAAACTCATTGCGCAGTTGATATCGCAAAGAATCTCATGGAGTTCTTCGCTCACGAATCCTGCGGAAAGTGTTCTCCTTGCAGGGAAGGAACCCGTGTAATCGTGTACATTCTTGATGAGTTCTCAAAGGGAAGAGGAACTGTGGAGATGTTCAACCAGTTATATGACATATCTGAGACAATGGAAGAATCATCTTTCTGCGGCCTCGGCCAGTCTGTCCCAATTCCATTGCGATCTATACTCGACAGGTTTAAGGACGAGTTTCTCTCTCATCTAAACTCTCCGGGATGTCCGGTTGGTGTTTGTGAGTTCGATAAACCCGAGAAGAAAAAGAGGTAG
- a CDS encoding NADH-quinone oxidoreductase subunit NuoE family protein — translation MSAEDVRLTVTRIYEDISGQSLEKGDVLINTLHAIQDHYGNFIPIEAAEVLKELTGTPLSRIYEVLTFYTMFSTHKRGKYVVRVCKSLPCHVTGGQAVIDSLKNTLEIGFGETTEDGLFTLEETSCLGLCGVSPVMMINDEAYGNLTPKRVSEIIREIVSRERSE, via the coding sequence ATGTCTGCTGAAGATGTCCGTTTGACTGTAACAAGAATCTATGAAGATATAAGTGGTCAGAGCCTTGAGAAGGGAGACGTACTAATAAATACTCTTCACGCAATTCAAGATCATTACGGCAACTTTATTCCAATCGAAGCGGCAGAAGTGTTGAAGGAATTGACTGGGACACCTCTTTCCAGGATTTATGAGGTTCTTACATTTTACACGATGTTCTCAACTCACAAGAGAGGCAAGTACGTCGTCAGGGTTTGCAAGAGCCTTCCTTGCCATGTAACAGGTGGGCAGGCGGTGATAGATTCTTTGAAAAATACGCTTGAGATAGGCTTCGGTGAGACTACTGAAGATGGCTTGTTTACGCTGGAAGAAACTAGTTGTCTCGGTCTCTGCGGAGTCTCCCCCGTTATGATGATAAATGATGAGGCATATGGAAACCTTACCCCAAAAAGAGTCTCCGAAATAATACGCGAGATCGTCTCAAGGGAAAGGAGTGAGTAA
- the nuoF gene encoding NADH-quinone oxidoreductase subunit NuoF, with amino-acid sequence MPAVENTVLICAGGACISAGEKSVKGIFEETLRKYSLDNVVRVVETGCMGACDLGPMLVIYPEGVFYQKITPENASRIVEEHILKGRVVEDLLYRGDAGDLRERPQEELPFFTEQVRIATRNLGVIDPLSIDEYIARDGYFALHKVLFEIGIDDVIEILRKSELKGRGGAGFPTWMKWDFTKKAEGDTKYVICNADEGDPGAFMDRAVLEGDPHSIVEAMTIAARVVGAQKGFVYVRAEYPLAIERLTHAMKMAREYGFLGENILGTDFSFDLEIRIGAGAFVCGEETALINSIEGKRGIPRVKPPFPANKGLWQKPTLLNNVETFANIPPIINNGGEWFSQFGVEGSRGTKVFALAGNVKNTGLVEVPMGITLRKLIFEIGGGVPGGKKLKAIQTGGPSGGCIPLELIDTPITYDNMKKLGTIIGSGGMIVMDEDSCMVDVAKYFLEFTVEESCGQCTPCRDGTRRMLEILERITSGEGTMEDLQLLKDLGENIMATSLCGLGQTAPQPVISTMRYFWNEYEAHVKDGRCPAKKCKSLTRVVIDKEKCVGCTACSRVCPVEAISGSVRKPHEIDPEICTRCGSCLAVCRFGAISKVSP; translated from the coding sequence GTGCCCGCAGTTGAAAACACGGTGCTGATCTGTGCTGGAGGGGCCTGCATTTCGGCAGGCGAGAAGAGTGTCAAAGGCATTTTTGAGGAAACCCTGAGAAAGTATTCGCTAGATAACGTTGTCAGAGTTGTAGAAACTGGATGCATGGGCGCTTGCGACCTCGGCCCAATGCTTGTGATTTACCCTGAAGGTGTCTTCTATCAGAAGATCACTCCAGAAAACGCGTCTCGAATTGTAGAAGAGCATATTCTAAAGGGTAGAGTAGTTGAAGATCTACTTTACAGAGGAGATGCGGGGGATCTAAGAGAGAGACCTCAGGAGGAACTGCCCTTTTTCACAGAGCAGGTGAGAATTGCGACCAGAAACCTGGGAGTAATCGATCCTCTTTCCATAGATGAGTACATTGCTAGAGATGGATACTTCGCGCTGCATAAAGTCCTTTTTGAAATTGGTATTGACGATGTAATCGAAATACTCAGGAAGAGTGAACTTAAGGGCAGGGGCGGAGCAGGATTTCCAACCTGGATGAAGTGGGACTTCACTAAAAAGGCGGAAGGTGACACAAAATACGTTATTTGTAACGCGGATGAAGGTGACCCTGGCGCATTCATGGATAGAGCGGTCCTTGAGGGTGACCCCCACTCGATAGTTGAAGCCATGACTATTGCTGCACGAGTTGTTGGTGCTCAGAAGGGTTTCGTGTATGTACGAGCTGAATATCCGCTGGCAATCGAAAGGCTTACTCACGCTATGAAAATGGCTAGAGAATATGGTTTCCTGGGCGAAAACATTCTTGGTACTGACTTTTCATTCGACCTCGAGATCAGAATCGGAGCAGGCGCATTTGTTTGCGGCGAGGAAACTGCACTGATCAATTCGATTGAAGGGAAGAGGGGAATACCAAGAGTTAAACCTCCCTTTCCCGCAAATAAAGGACTCTGGCAAAAACCTACCCTTCTGAACAACGTAGAGACTTTTGCCAATATACCACCCATAATCAATAATGGCGGCGAATGGTTCAGCCAGTTTGGGGTAGAAGGGTCGAGAGGAACCAAGGTCTTCGCCCTTGCCGGGAATGTTAAAAACACGGGCCTGGTCGAAGTACCTATGGGAATCACTTTGAGAAAGCTGATATTCGAAATAGGCGGGGGCGTGCCCGGTGGGAAGAAACTGAAAGCAATCCAGACCGGAGGACCAAGCGGAGGATGCATTCCTTTAGAACTGATCGATACCCCAATAACATACGACAACATGAAGAAACTGGGAACTATAATCGGTTCCGGTGGAATGATTGTAATGGATGAAGACAGCTGTATGGTCGATGTTGCAAAATACTTCCTTGAGTTCACGGTCGAAGAGTCATGCGGTCAGTGTACGCCTTGTCGAGATGGAACGAGAAGGATGCTTGAAATCCTTGAAAGAATTACTAGTGGGGAAGGTACTATGGAAGATCTCCAACTTCTGAAAGATCTTGGCGAGAACATCATGGCAACTTCTCTTTGTGGACTTGGCCAGACGGCTCCACAGCCGGTAATATCGACGATGCGTTATTTCTGGAACGAATACGAAGCACATGTGAAGGACGGAAGATGCCCCGCCAAGAAGTGCAAATCTCTGACACGTGTAGTGATAGACAAAGAAAAATGCGTGGGTTGTACCGCTTGCTCAAGAGTTTGCCCTGTGGAAGCGATAAGCGGTTCGGTAAGAAAACCCCATGAAATAGATCCGGAAATCTGCACTAGATGCGGTAGTTGTCTTGCAGTCTGCAGATTTGGAGCGATCAGCAAAGTATCTCCGTGA
- a CDS encoding (2Fe-2S) ferredoxin domain-containing protein codes for MAKIKSLEELMKIKENAMKGLKMRNSGKRGKVIVAMGTCGIAAGAKDTLRAIVDSLEEKGIDDVSVVQSGCFGLCDAEPTIEVHLEGSDPIIYGHVTPAQAKRVVEQHIVGGKVVGDLIVKRGEL; via the coding sequence ATGGCGAAGATTAAGAGCCTTGAGGAACTTATGAAAATCAAAGAGAACGCAATGAAGGGCCTTAAGATGCGTAACTCAGGCAAAAGAGGAAAAGTGATAGTGGCAATGGGTACGTGTGGAATTGCTGCGGGTGCAAAGGATACGCTTAGGGCAATAGTTGATTCACTTGAAGAAAAGGGAATCGACGATGTCTCCGTCGTTCAGTCAGGTTGTTTTGGTCTCTGCGATGCTGAACCAACAATAGAGGTTCATCTTGAAGGATCCGATCCAATAATATATGGACATGTTACCCCGGCTCAGGCAAAAAGAGTGGTCGAACAACACATAGTCGGGGGAAAAGTTGTCGGAGATCTTATAGTGAAAAGAGGAGAACTATAA
- a CDS encoding NADH-quinone oxidoreductase subunit NuoE family protein has protein sequence MSLVNCPECQQLYKELDEYIDSVKGNTGVLINVLHKAQEIFGYLSEELQQHVSEKLDIPLSQVYGVVTFYNFFSMKPKGKNQIKVCLGTACYVKGADKILERLQDELNVEMNEPTSDGLFSIHAVRCLGACSMAPVVLIGEDDYYGRVSPDEVSKILDKYRRAE, from the coding sequence TTGTCTCTTGTTAATTGCCCGGAATGCCAGCAGCTCTATAAAGAGCTTGACGAGTACATAGACTCGGTGAAAGGCAACACGGGGGTATTAATTAATGTACTCCACAAAGCACAGGAGATCTTCGGGTACTTGTCCGAAGAACTCCAGCAACACGTGTCAGAGAAACTAGATATTCCTTTGAGTCAGGTATATGGAGTCGTTACTTTTTATAACTTCTTCAGCATGAAACCAAAGGGGAAAAATCAAATAAAAGTCTGCCTGGGAACTGCCTGCTATGTTAAGGGTGCAGATAAAATTCTCGAAAGACTTCAAGACGAACTGAATGTTGAAATGAACGAACCAACCTCCGATGGGCTTTTTTCGATTCATGCTGTCAGATGTCTGGGTGCTTGCAGTATGGCCCCGGTTGTCTTGATTGGCGAAGATGATTACTACGGAAGAGTCAGCCCAGACGAGGTTTCCAAGATTCTGGACAAATACAGGAGGGCCGAGTAA
- a CDS encoding adenine phosphoribosyltransferase yields the protein MDLESFVRDVPNFPKEGVVFKDVTPLLKDPLAFRECILRLSEKAMKVDFNIMVAPEARGFIFAAPLAFEIGKALVPVRKPGKLPYKTKEIEYELEYGRATLQMHVDAINRGDRVLIVDDILATGGTMQAIAEMIEESGGEVVEILCLAELGFLEPRKRLSRYSVETLITY from the coding sequence ATGGATCTAGAATCCTTTGTCCGTGATGTTCCAAACTTTCCTAAGGAAGGTGTAGTTTTCAAAGACGTCACTCCATTGTTAAAGGATCCGTTGGCTTTTAGAGAGTGTATATTGAGGTTGTCGGAAAAAGCGATGAAAGTTGATTTCAATATAATGGTGGCTCCGGAAGCAAGAGGTTTCATTTTTGCGGCTCCTCTTGCTTTTGAGATAGGAAAGGCCCTTGTACCGGTTAGAAAACCGGGGAAGCTTCCATATAAAACAAAGGAAATCGAGTATGAATTAGAGTATGGTAGAGCCACTCTTCAAATGCACGTAGATGCAATCAACAGAGGAGACAGAGTTCTTATTGTAGACGATATCCTGGCCACAGGTGGAACCATGCAGGCGATTGCTGAAATGATCGAGGAAAGCGGAGGAGAAGTCGTTGAAATTCTTTGCCTGGCAGAACTTGGATTTCTTGAACCTAGAAAGAGGCTATCCAGGTACAGTGTGGAGACTCTTATTACTTACTAG
- a CDS encoding glucose-6-phosphate isomerase (catalyzes the formation of D-fructose 6-phosphate from D-glucose 6-phosphate) → MLKYDFSFAFKETLESGLSFDEIFDIGKALSANFEKVFQPLPGFLRILDDDEILEEVGALKSWLQRFENFVVIGIGGSALGNQALHSSLKPINWNSLSNEKRGGKARIFLLDNVDPDLIASVLGELDLAHTVFNVISKSGTTAESMANYLVVRGLLEKLDLPVKEHFIFTTDKDNGVLRQIADNEGVRSLTIPDDVGGRFSVLTPVGLLSAVAEGIDIEQIYEGARFGKERYLRDDLKSNPAAVCALIHYAYLKKGHNISVMMPYSNRLYTLADWYRQLWAESLGKKFDLSGRIVHTGQTPVKSLGAIDQHSQVQLYNEGPKDKVVTLVKVEDFVNQLTIPFIHSDIEALSYLNGIGVGELLNAELRATSIALVANGVPNMTIIFPQIDEVHVGEFIISYEIQTAIMGFLLKVNPYDQPGVELGKKLTYALMGRKGYEEIRDRYEEKTSWRFEL, encoded by the coding sequence ATGCTTAAATATGACTTCTCATTTGCGTTTAAGGAAACTCTTGAGAGCGGGTTGTCCTTTGATGAGATATTTGATATTGGGAAAGCTTTATCTGCCAACTTTGAAAAGGTTTTTCAGCCACTTCCTGGTTTTCTTAGGATTCTTGACGATGACGAGATCCTTGAAGAAGTTGGGGCTCTCAAGTCTTGGCTTCAGAGGTTCGAGAACTTTGTCGTCATAGGAATAGGAGGATCGGCCTTGGGAAATCAAGCCCTTCATTCCTCGCTCAAACCAATCAACTGGAACTCTCTTAGTAATGAAAAGAGGGGAGGAAAGGCTCGGATTTTCCTTCTGGACAACGTAGATCCAGACCTGATAGCCTCTGTTCTTGGAGAACTTGATCTTGCTCACACGGTGTTCAACGTAATATCAAAGTCGGGAACAACTGCCGAAAGTATGGCCAACTATCTGGTTGTCAGGGGTTTACTCGAAAAACTAGACCTTCCTGTCAAAGAGCATTTCATATTTACGACCGACAAGGATAATGGTGTTTTAAGACAAATCGCAGACAATGAAGGGGTAAGATCTCTGACGATTCCAGATGATGTAGGTGGGCGTTTCAGCGTTCTTACCCCCGTTGGATTGCTTTCTGCAGTCGCTGAGGGAATAGATATTGAGCAAATCTACGAGGGTGCAAGGTTTGGCAAGGAAAGGTATCTGAGGGATGATTTGAAATCAAACCCAGCCGCTGTTTGTGCTCTTATTCATTACGCGTACTTGAAAAAGGGGCACAATATCTCAGTAATGATGCCTTATTCAAATAGGTTATACACTCTCGCTGATTGGTACAGGCAATTGTGGGCAGAATCTTTGGGAAAGAAATTCGATCTTTCCGGAAGAATTGTCCATACTGGTCAAACCCCTGTGAAATCTTTGGGCGCGATCGACCAGCACTCTCAAGTTCAGCTTTATAATGAGGGGCCAAAAGATAAGGTTGTTACACTGGTGAAGGTTGAAGACTTCGTGAATCAACTTACAATACCTTTCATCCATTCCGATATCGAAGCTCTATCGTATCTTAATGGAATCGGGGTTGGGGAGCTTTTAAATGCAGAACTCAGGGCAACTTCTATTGCTCTCGTTGCAAACGGTGTGCCGAACATGACGATTATCTTCCCTCAGATAGACGAAGTTCATGTAGGCGAGTTTATTATATCTTATGAGATACAGACGGCTATCATGGGGTTTTTGCTGAAAGTAAATCCATATGACCAGCCAGGAGTGGAACTGGGAAAGAAACTTACATACGCTCTTATGGGAAGAAAGGGTTACGAGGAAATAAGGGATAGATATGAGGAGAAAACCTCATGGAGGTTTGAACTATGA
- the coaE gene encoding dephospho-CoA kinase (Dephospho-CoA kinase (CoaE) performs the final step in coenzyme A biosynthesis.) has product MIVGLVGKAGSGKSTAAERLAKSKMELISLDKLGHDALREEQESLVNSFGRGILTCGNVDRKKLSRIVFENSDLLTKLNKIVHPVIKRKALEIVGKDFSDHYIFDGALIHEIGLAEYCDKIIWFECPNEIAIERLMKRGMSKSRAESILASQQYLDSIKESVDAVVTTLGSSEETFEKLRSILFEWGIVV; this is encoded by the coding sequence ATGATTGTTGGTCTTGTGGGAAAAGCGGGGAGTGGCAAGTCAACGGCTGCAGAGCGTCTGGCCAAATCAAAAATGGAGTTAATCTCCCTCGATAAGCTCGGACACGACGCGCTGAGAGAAGAACAAGAAAGCCTGGTCAACTCCTTTGGGAGAGGCATTTTGACGTGCGGTAACGTTGATAGAAAGAAGCTGTCCAGAATAGTCTTCGAAAACTCCGATCTTCTTACAAAGCTGAATAAGATAGTCCATCCTGTGATAAAGCGAAAAGCCCTGGAGATCGTCGGTAAGGATTTTTCAGATCACTATATCTTTGACGGAGCCCTTATCCATGAAATTGGACTCGCTGAGTATTGCGACAAAATCATATGGTTTGAATGCCCGAACGAGATAGCGATCGAGAGACTTATGAAGAGAGGAATGAGCAAATCACGTGCAGAATCGATTCTGGCCTCACAGCAATACCTCGATTCGATAAAAGAGTCTGTAGATGCTGTAGTTACTACATTAGGCAGTAGTGAAGAGACTTTCGAGAAACTGAGATCGATTCTTTTTGAGTGGGGCATAGTGGTATAA